One genomic region from Diabrotica undecimpunctata isolate CICGRU chromosome 9, icDiaUnde3, whole genome shotgun sequence encodes:
- the Dus1 gene encoding tRNA-dihydrouridine(16/17) synthase [NAD(P)(+)]-like isoform X2, with product MDLWKDILGSPVKIVAPMVDASELAWRLLSRRYGAELCYTPMLHSAIFTRDPKYRKEALASCEEDKPLIVQFCGNDPDIMLEAALLAQDYCSAVDINLGCPQAIAKRGHYGAFLQDEWPLLEKIVSTLSKNLKVPVTCKIRRFETKEKTVQYAKMLESAGCKMLTVHGRTREQKGPLTGIADWSFVKEVREAVSIPVISNGNIQCIQDIQKCLEETGAVGVMTAEGNLYNPALFIGQNPPAWVPAEEYLDLAEKYPCPLSYIRGHLFKLFQHILSLPSNNDLRIRLGAANTMEQFKKIVNEIKGIYEPYHNGLKVWEATTEPDTQNILLPPWLCQSYVRDDPENHIKKVEDKKSEESENKRQYEDSEGRTISRKKMKRLRRISRRPEKPENLSDRPSEKCSVCVNPLGSKCSYRLCKKCCRDKCYVEDLDCKGHRILVKTRRELAKMYASQEKKDIQPTSVGVS from the exons aTGGATTTGTGGAAAGATATCCTTGGTTCTCCGGTAAAAATAGTGGCTCCGATGGTAGACGCCAGTGAACTAGCATGGAGACTATTAAGTAGACGATATGGAGCTGAACTCTGTTATACACCAATGTTACATAGTGCCATTTTCACTAGAGATCCTAAGTATAGGAAAGAAGCCCTGGCTTCTTGTGAGGAAGACAAACCCTTGATTGTTCAA TTTTGTGGGAATGATCCAGATATTATGTTGGAAGCTGCTCTTTTAGCTCAAGACTATTGCTCCGCTGTAGACATTAATCTAGGTTGTCCTCAGGCTATAGCCAAAAGAGGACACTATGGGGCTTTTCTCCAAGATGAATGGCCTTTATTAGAAAAGATTG taagtacCTTAAGCAAAAACTTGAAAGTACCTGTTACTTGTAAGATAAGGAGGTTTGAAACTAAGGAGAAAACAGTGCAATATGCTAAAATGTTAGAATCTGCGGGATGTAAAATGTTAACAGTTCATGGCAGAACAAGGGAGCAAAAAGGACCACTTACAGGTATAGCTGATTGGAGTTTTGTCAAGGAAGTAAG agAAGCAGTTTCAATACCAGTCATCTCTAACGGCAACATCCAATGTATTCAAGATATACAAAAATGTTTAGAAGAAACTGGGGCAGTTGGTGTTATGACAGCAGAGGGCAATCTATATAATCCCGCTTTATTTATAGGACAAAATCCTCCGGCATGGGTACCTGCCGAAGAATATCTAGATCTTGCTGAAAAATATCCTTGCCCACTGTCTTACATTAGGGGACACTTGTTTAAATTATTTCAACACAT TTTATCTCTCCCTTCGAACAATGACTTAAGAATTAGATTAGGAGCTGCTAATACAATGGAACAGTTTAAGAAAATAGTGAACGAGATTAAAGGCATTTATGAGCCATATCACAATGGATTAAAAGTGTGGGAAGCGACAACTGAGCCAGATACTCAAAATATTCTCCTTCCACCTTGGTTGTGCCAATCATACGTCAGGGATGATCCTGAAAATCATATTAAGAAAGTAGAAGATAAAAAATCTGAAGAG tcagaaaataaaagacagtACGAAGACTCGGAAGGAAGAACAATAAGCAGAAAAAAGATGAAAAGACTAAGAAGAATCAGTAGAAGACCAGAAAAACCAGAAAATTTATCAGATAGACCTTCTGAAAAGTGTTCAGTATGTGTAAACCCATTG GGCTCCAAATGTTCATATAGGCTGTGCAAAAAGTGCTGTAGAGATAAATGTTATGTAGAAGATTTAGACTGTAAAGGACATAGGATTTTAGTGAAAACAAGAAGAGAACTTGCAAAAATGTATGCTAGTCAAGAAAAGAAAGATATTCAACCAACGAGTGTTGGTGTTTCATAG
- the Dus1 gene encoding tRNA-dihydrouridine(16/17) synthase [NAD(P)(+)]-like isoform X1, translated as MDLWKDILGSPVKIVAPMVDASELAWRLLSRRYGAELCYTPMLHSAIFTRDPKYRKEALASCEEDKPLIVQFCGNDPDIMLEAALLAQDYCSAVDINLGCPQAIAKRGHYGAFLQDEWPLLEKIVSTLSKNLKVPVTCKIRRFETKEKTVQYAKMLESAGCKMLTVHGRTREQKGPLTGIADWSFVKEVREAVSIPVISNGNIQCIQDIQKCLEETGAVGVMTAEGNLYNPALFIGQNPPAWVPAEEYLDLAEKYPCPLSYIRGHLFKLFQHILSLPSNNDLRIRLGAANTMEQFKKIVNEIKGIYEPYHNGLKVWEATTEPDTQNILLPPWLCQSYVRDDPENHIKKVEDKKSEEKSENKRQYEDSEGRTISRKKMKRLRRISRRPEKPENLSDRPSEKCSVCVNPLGSKCSYRLCKKCCRDKCYVEDLDCKGHRILVKTRRELAKMYASQEKKDIQPTSVGVS; from the exons aTGGATTTGTGGAAAGATATCCTTGGTTCTCCGGTAAAAATAGTGGCTCCGATGGTAGACGCCAGTGAACTAGCATGGAGACTATTAAGTAGACGATATGGAGCTGAACTCTGTTATACACCAATGTTACATAGTGCCATTTTCACTAGAGATCCTAAGTATAGGAAAGAAGCCCTGGCTTCTTGTGAGGAAGACAAACCCTTGATTGTTCAA TTTTGTGGGAATGATCCAGATATTATGTTGGAAGCTGCTCTTTTAGCTCAAGACTATTGCTCCGCTGTAGACATTAATCTAGGTTGTCCTCAGGCTATAGCCAAAAGAGGACACTATGGGGCTTTTCTCCAAGATGAATGGCCTTTATTAGAAAAGATTG taagtacCTTAAGCAAAAACTTGAAAGTACCTGTTACTTGTAAGATAAGGAGGTTTGAAACTAAGGAGAAAACAGTGCAATATGCTAAAATGTTAGAATCTGCGGGATGTAAAATGTTAACAGTTCATGGCAGAACAAGGGAGCAAAAAGGACCACTTACAGGTATAGCTGATTGGAGTTTTGTCAAGGAAGTAAG agAAGCAGTTTCAATACCAGTCATCTCTAACGGCAACATCCAATGTATTCAAGATATACAAAAATGTTTAGAAGAAACTGGGGCAGTTGGTGTTATGACAGCAGAGGGCAATCTATATAATCCCGCTTTATTTATAGGACAAAATCCTCCGGCATGGGTACCTGCCGAAGAATATCTAGATCTTGCTGAAAAATATCCTTGCCCACTGTCTTACATTAGGGGACACTTGTTTAAATTATTTCAACACAT TTTATCTCTCCCTTCGAACAATGACTTAAGAATTAGATTAGGAGCTGCTAATACAATGGAACAGTTTAAGAAAATAGTGAACGAGATTAAAGGCATTTATGAGCCATATCACAATGGATTAAAAGTGTGGGAAGCGACAACTGAGCCAGATACTCAAAATATTCTCCTTCCACCTTGGTTGTGCCAATCATACGTCAGGGATGATCCTGAAAATCATATTAAGAAAGTAGAAGATAAAAAATCTGAAGAG AAGtcagaaaataaaagacagtACGAAGACTCGGAAGGAAGAACAATAAGCAGAAAAAAGATGAAAAGACTAAGAAGAATCAGTAGAAGACCAGAAAAACCAGAAAATTTATCAGATAGACCTTCTGAAAAGTGTTCAGTATGTGTAAACCCATTG GGCTCCAAATGTTCATATAGGCTGTGCAAAAAGTGCTGTAGAGATAAATGTTATGTAGAAGATTTAGACTGTAAAGGACATAGGATTTTAGTGAAAACAAGAAGAGAACTTGCAAAAATGTATGCTAGTCAAGAAAAGAAAGATATTCAACCAACGAGTGTTGGTGTTTCATAG
- the LOC140449438 gene encoding inositol monophosphatase 2-like, whose protein sequence is MSAEELDQYYETAVALGKQLGAIIKETALVRNKSTSTKLNRTDLVTDTDKQIEKLLISTISQEYPNHKVIGEESTFEGAECTLTDAPTWIVDPIDGTMNFVHSFPHSCISIAVFVNKEPEIGIIYNPHLEQFFSARRGKGAFLNGKPISVSNTKSMADALVLTESFARKDSIKEKVILENYKMLMRETHGVRSLGSAAMDMCMIACGAADAFYQYKLNIWDIAAGELIVKEAGGVVLDTDGSPLNRFAMRVLTANSEGVAQAIAKKLVQYDPITDQ, encoded by the exons ATAATCAAAGAAACTGCTTTAGTAAGGAACAAATCCACTTCCACCAAACTAAACAGAACAGACTTAGTAACCGATACAGACAAACAAATAGAGAAGCTTCTCATCAGCACCATCAGCCAAGAGTATCCCAACCACAAAGTTATTGGCGAAGAATCAACGTTTGAAGGCGCAGAATGCACCCTCACCGATGCACCAACCTGGATTGTAGATCCAATAGACGGAACCATGAACTTTGTCCATTCATTTCCTCATTCCTGTATTTCAATAGCTGTGTTTGTCAACAAGGAACCTGAGATTGGAATTATTTATAATCCTCATTTGGAGCAATTCTTCTCGGCAAGGAGAGGAAAAGGTGCCTTTTTAAATGGGAAACCTATAAGCGTATCTAATACGAAAAGTATGGCTGATGCTTTAGTTTTAACAGAGAGTTTCGCTCGGAAAGATTCCATCAAAGAAAAAGTAATTTTGGAGAATTATAAGATGCTTATGCGCGAAACTCATGG AGTAAGATCGCTCGGTTCGGCAGCTATGGACATGTGTATGATAGCCTGTGGAGCAGCCGACGCTTTCTATCAGTATAAACTCAATATTTGGGATATAGCAGCAGGTGAACTCATCGTAAAGGAAGCAGGAGGCGTCGTGCTGGACACTGATGGCAGTCCCTTGAACCGATTTGCAATGAGAGTATTAACGGCGAATTCAGAAGGAGTAGCTCAAGCTATCGCGAAGAAATTAGTACAGTACGATCCTATTACTGACcaataa